A region from the Aegilops tauschii subsp. strangulata cultivar AL8/78 chromosome 5, Aet v6.0, whole genome shotgun sequence genome encodes:
- the LOC109744549 gene encoding uncharacterized protein, producing MQALARAARGFWPAAAAAAGRGNRGQVQPSRGIVVHVRDGNLERALQVMERKMRSSGIERLIKRRTEHHVKNSEKRVLARKALMARVRSQELGKNLRDILIKKIRGQ from the exons atgCAGGCACTAGCACGAGCGGCGCGGGGGTTCTGGCcggcggcggccgcggccgcgGGGAGGGGGAACCGCGGGCAGGTGCAGCCGTCCCGGGGGATCGTGGTGCATGTGAGGGATGGCAACCTGGAGCGCGCGCTCCAGGTGATGGAGCGCAAGATGCGGTCCAGCGGCATCGAGCGGCTCATCAAGCGCCGGACGGAGCACCACGTCAAGAACTCCGAGAAGCGCGTGCTCGCGCGCAAGGCTCTCATGGCGCGCGTCCGCTCCCAGGAGCTCGGCAAGAATCTCCGCGATATCCTCATCAAGAAGATCAG GGGTCAGTAA